In Microbacterium cremeum, a genomic segment contains:
- the ribD gene encoding bifunctional diaminohydroxyphosphoribosylaminopyrimidine deaminase/5-amino-6-(5-phosphoribosylamino)uracil reductase RibD encodes MASTAEHDAMRRALAIARNGPRGVNPQVGAVLLSPDGRVLAEGWHRGAGTPHAEVDALSKASPSDVRGATAVVTLEPCNHTGRTGPCSEALIAAGVARVVYSISDPGARSSGGGERLRDAGVEVESGLLAHEAEELLDTWLTVQRLGRPHVTVKWAQSLDGRAAAADGTSRWITGPVARDDVHRRRAASDAIVAGIGTVLADDPALTARATDGGLLAHQPVPVVLGAREVPGAAVVRRHPRPFLQYRGDDLRAILQDLGSRGVQRVFVEGGPAVAASFVREGLADELLVYVAPMLLGGDMLALRDIGVPTIAQARRLVVSSVDTLGDDLLIVATPARAEAAAAGLRSAASQALQEGEG; translated from the coding sequence ATGGCGAGCACGGCCGAGCACGACGCGATGCGTCGCGCACTGGCGATCGCCCGCAACGGCCCGCGCGGCGTGAACCCGCAGGTCGGCGCCGTCCTGCTGTCGCCGGATGGTCGCGTGCTCGCCGAAGGCTGGCATCGCGGCGCCGGGACCCCGCACGCCGAGGTCGACGCCCTGTCGAAGGCCTCCCCCTCCGACGTCCGCGGAGCGACCGCCGTCGTCACCCTCGAGCCCTGCAACCACACCGGACGCACCGGCCCCTGCTCGGAGGCGCTCATCGCCGCCGGGGTCGCACGCGTCGTGTATTCGATCTCCGACCCGGGTGCACGCTCCTCGGGGGGCGGCGAGCGTCTGCGCGACGCGGGAGTGGAGGTCGAGTCCGGCCTCCTCGCACACGAGGCCGAGGAGCTGCTGGACACGTGGCTGACGGTGCAGCGGCTGGGTCGCCCGCACGTCACCGTCAAATGGGCGCAGAGCCTCGACGGCCGCGCCGCGGCCGCGGACGGGACGAGCCGGTGGATCACCGGGCCGGTGGCCCGCGACGACGTGCACCGTCGTCGCGCCGCGTCGGATGCGATCGTCGCAGGCATCGGCACCGTGCTCGCCGACGACCCCGCGCTCACCGCGCGCGCCACGGACGGCGGGCTGCTCGCTCACCAGCCGGTGCCTGTGGTGCTCGGGGCCCGCGAGGTTCCGGGTGCGGCCGTGGTGCGCCGCCACCCCCGACCGTTCCTGCAGTACCGGGGCGACGACCTGCGCGCGATACTCCAGGACCTCGGATCGCGGGGGGTGCAGCGCGTCTTCGTCGAAGGCGGCCCTGCCGTCGCGGCCTCGTTCGTGCGCGAGGGGCTCGCCGACGAGCTGCTCGTCTACGTGGCACCGATGCTGCTCGGCGGCGACATGCTCGCGCTGCGCGACATCGGAGTGCCGACGATCGCGCAGGCACGTCGGCTCGTCGTGTCGAGCGTCGACACCCTCGGAGACGATCTGCTCATCGTCGCCACGCCCGCGCGGGCGGAGGCGGCCGCCGCAGGGCTGCGATCCGCCGCCTCGCAGGCACTGCAAGAAGGAGAAGGCTGA
- a CDS encoding exodeoxyribonuclease III has translation MSRRVRIASVNVNGIRAATRKGMLEWLDAADIDVMALQEVRATEEELRTALPGWDVVNDEALSKGRAGVAVASRLPFVDVRRVLGPEPLDSAGRWIEADFDIDGERLIVVSAYVHTGEADTPKQDAKWAFLDAMEKRMPQLAAASPLALVMGDLNVGHRELDIRNWKGNVKKAGFLPRERAYFDRFFGEAGAPVTAVDGSVGTGLGWVDVGRRFHGDIDGPYTWWSMRGRAFDNDTGWRIDYHLATPALGERVADYRVVRAPSWDTRWSDHSPVVADYTIGR, from the coding sequence GTGTCTCGTCGTGTTCGCATCGCCTCTGTCAACGTCAACGGAATCCGCGCGGCCACGCGCAAGGGCATGCTCGAGTGGCTCGACGCCGCCGACATCGACGTGATGGCCCTGCAGGAGGTCCGCGCCACCGAAGAAGAGCTGCGTACGGCGCTCCCGGGCTGGGACGTCGTCAACGACGAGGCGCTCTCGAAGGGGCGGGCCGGCGTGGCCGTGGCCAGCCGCCTGCCGTTCGTCGACGTGCGGCGTGTACTCGGGCCCGAGCCGCTGGACTCGGCGGGCCGATGGATCGAGGCCGACTTCGACATCGACGGCGAGCGGCTGATCGTGGTGAGCGCCTACGTGCACACCGGCGAGGCCGACACGCCGAAGCAGGACGCGAAGTGGGCGTTCCTCGACGCGATGGAGAAGCGGATGCCGCAGCTCGCGGCCGCATCGCCGCTCGCGCTCGTGATGGGCGACCTCAATGTCGGCCACCGCGAGCTCGACATCCGCAACTGGAAGGGCAACGTCAAGAAGGCCGGGTTCCTCCCCCGCGAGCGGGCGTACTTCGACCGGTTCTTCGGCGAGGCGGGCGCTCCCGTGACGGCGGTGGACGGCTCCGTGGGCACAGGACTCGGGTGGGTCGACGTGGGACGCCGCTTCCACGGGGACATCGACGGCCCCTACACGTGGTGGTCGATGCGCGGACGCGCCTTCGACAACGACACCGGCTGGCGGATCGACTACCATCTGGCCACGCCGGCCCTGGGTGAGCGCGTCGCCGACTACCGCGTCGTCCGGGCGCCGTCCTGGGACACGCGGTGGAGCGACCACTCCCCCGTCGTCGCGGACTACACGATCGGCCGCTGA
- a CDS encoding YihY/virulence factor BrkB family protein, which produces MTDARRPHSRDVAQAAEREEQKLRARWELEEEHLHDRFEAPLSKASALTRLTLAWFPIRVWRHFLRHNGFLLAAGVSYQALFATFAGIYVAFAIAGLWLGGSPQAINGLIDLINTYIPGLISDQGGLFTPAQVTEIATSNAGVLGITGVVALGTLIWTAIGFVTYTRRAVRDIFGLPPDLRSYFYLKARDFVGAVLFAAGLLLGFVATSIGTWALTLVFSWFGWTDTSGVYAIATRIGTIVISFVIFSGALGALIRFLTGTRLPWRRIWPGALLGGGAITVLQLFTGWLFVYTPSNVLLATFAIFVGLLLWFRIIGIIMLVAAAWIAVAANDDDVPLLPQTEAERLAKEHEALLIAAQVRLRTAQRARAEAPWYRTWSADRAVSAARQELAQVQASAPPPVAPAKPAVTKAKVRSNGARNR; this is translated from the coding sequence GTGACCGACGCCCGCCGCCCGCACTCTCGCGATGTCGCGCAGGCGGCCGAGCGCGAGGAGCAGAAGCTCCGCGCGCGCTGGGAGCTGGAGGAGGAGCACCTCCACGATCGTTTCGAGGCGCCGCTGAGCAAGGCTTCGGCCCTCACGCGGCTCACGCTCGCCTGGTTCCCGATCCGGGTGTGGCGCCACTTCCTCCGGCACAACGGGTTCCTCCTCGCCGCCGGTGTGAGCTATCAGGCGCTGTTCGCCACCTTCGCCGGCATCTACGTCGCCTTCGCGATCGCGGGGCTGTGGCTCGGCGGCAGCCCGCAGGCGATCAACGGCCTGATCGACCTCATCAACACGTACATCCCCGGCCTCATCAGCGACCAGGGTGGCCTGTTCACGCCGGCGCAGGTGACGGAGATCGCCACCAGCAACGCCGGCGTCCTCGGCATCACGGGCGTCGTGGCCCTCGGAACCCTCATCTGGACGGCGATCGGCTTCGTCACCTACACGCGCCGCGCCGTGCGCGACATCTTCGGGCTGCCGCCCGATCTGCGCAGTTACTTCTACCTGAAGGCCCGCGACTTCGTCGGCGCCGTGCTCTTCGCCGCCGGGCTGCTCCTCGGCTTCGTCGCGACCTCGATCGGCACGTGGGCGCTCACGCTGGTCTTCTCGTGGTTCGGATGGACCGACACCTCCGGCGTGTACGCGATCGCGACGCGCATCGGCACCATCGTCATCTCGTTCGTCATCTTCTCCGGCGCGCTCGGGGCCCTCATCCGCTTCCTCACCGGCACGAGGCTGCCGTGGCGGCGCATCTGGCCCGGCGCCCTCCTCGGCGGCGGCGCGATCACCGTGCTGCAGCTGTTCACGGGCTGGCTCTTCGTCTACACGCCGTCCAATGTCCTGCTCGCGACGTTCGCGATCTTCGTCGGGCTGCTGCTGTGGTTCCGCATCATCGGCATCATCATGCTGGTGGCCGCTGCCTGGATCGCCGTCGCCGCCAACGACGACGACGTGCCTCTTCTCCCGCAGACCGAGGCCGAGCGTCTCGCGAAGGAGCACGAGGCGCTCCTGATCGCCGCCCAGGTGCGGCTGCGCACAGCACAGCGGGCCCGCGCCGAAGCGCCCTGGTATCGCACCTGGAGCGCAGACCGGGCTGTGAGCGCCGCGCGTCAGGAGCTCGCGCAGGTCCAGGCATCCGCCCCGCCGCCGGTCGCCCCGGCGAAGCCCGCCGTGACGAAGGCGAAGGTCAGGTCGAACGGAGCCCGGAACCGCTGA
- a CDS encoding riboflavin synthase — MFTGIVEEIGEITAVEPSGDGVRVTVHGPKAVADASHGDSISVSGVCLTVVDQGEEWFTADVMKQTLDMSTLTAVAAGRAVNLERATAAHGRLGGHIVQGHIDGTGVLLEVRPGEQWRVLRISLPAHLAPLVVDKGSIAVDGVSLTVSAASPAPLAASAAEDEAWFEVSLIPETLTATTLGGLAPGDRVNLETDILARHVQRLLAFAAPAAPAPRETSLEAPVASGLPAASAAPTEGGSE; from the coding sequence ATGTTCACCGGAATCGTGGAAGAGATCGGCGAGATCACCGCCGTCGAGCCGTCAGGGGACGGCGTGCGCGTGACCGTGCACGGGCCGAAGGCGGTGGCGGATGCCTCGCACGGCGACTCCATCTCGGTCAGCGGCGTGTGCCTCACCGTCGTGGACCAGGGCGAGGAGTGGTTCACCGCCGACGTGATGAAGCAGACGCTCGACATGTCGACCCTGACCGCTGTCGCGGCGGGCCGCGCGGTCAACCTCGAGCGGGCCACCGCGGCGCACGGACGCCTGGGCGGCCACATCGTCCAAGGGCACATCGACGGCACCGGAGTCCTCCTCGAGGTGCGCCCCGGTGAGCAGTGGCGCGTGCTGCGCATCTCGCTGCCGGCCCACCTCGCCCCGCTCGTCGTCGACAAGGGTTCGATCGCCGTGGACGGCGTCTCCCTGACCGTGAGCGCCGCCAGCCCCGCCCCTCTCGCAGCCTCGGCTGCCGAGGACGAGGCGTGGTTCGAGGTGTCGCTCATCCCCGAGACCCTCACCGCCACGACGCTCGGCGGCCTGGCGCCCGGCGACCGCGTGAACCTCGAGACCGACATCCTCGCCCGCCACGTGCAGCGGCTGCTTGCTTTCGCGGCTCCGGCCGCACCCGCGCCCCGTGAGACCTCGCTCGAGGCTCCGGTCGCATCTGGACTCCCCGCGGCCTCGGCCGCTCCGACGGAAGGAGGCTCCGAATGA
- the glpK gene encoding glycerol kinase GlpK codes for MPDHVLAIDQGTTSTRAIVFDADGAVVAVSQREHEQIFPRAGWVEHDPVEIWTNTEWVIASCLTRAGVTASGIAAIGVTNQRETAIVWEKRTGRPVRNALVWQDTRTQPGIDALSADGGADRFAAQTGLPLATYFSASKIAWILDNVPGARAAAEAGELLFGTPDTWVVWNLTGGARGGIHVTDVTNASRTLLMDLRTLDWSDELLEVWGIPRAMMPEIRSSSEVVGHSQLPSILDGVPIAGILGDQQAATFGQAAFDAGESKNTYGTGNFLLVNTGTEIVRSGSGLITTLAYRVGDEPARYALEGSIAVTGSLVQWLRDNLGIIQRSEDVETLAASVDDNGGAYFVPAFSGLFAPYWRPDARGALVGLTRYVNKAHIARAALESTAFQTRDVIDAVVADTGRALAELRVDGGMTRDDLLMQFQADILGIPVVRPKVVETTALGAAYAAGLATGVWRDRDELRSHWREDVRFEPRMPQDERERRCRMWRKAVSKSLDWVDDDARILMGTTGS; via the coding sequence GTGCCCGACCACGTGCTGGCCATCGACCAGGGGACCACCTCGACGCGGGCGATCGTGTTCGACGCCGACGGCGCGGTGGTCGCCGTCTCGCAGCGTGAGCACGAGCAGATCTTCCCGCGCGCCGGGTGGGTCGAGCACGACCCTGTCGAGATCTGGACCAACACCGAATGGGTCATCGCCTCGTGCCTCACGCGTGCCGGGGTCACGGCATCCGGCATCGCCGCCATCGGCGTGACCAACCAGCGCGAGACCGCGATCGTGTGGGAGAAGCGCACCGGCCGGCCGGTGCGCAACGCGCTGGTCTGGCAGGACACCCGCACGCAGCCCGGCATCGACGCGCTGAGCGCCGACGGCGGCGCCGACCGCTTCGCGGCGCAGACCGGCCTGCCCCTCGCGACGTACTTCTCGGCCTCGAAGATCGCGTGGATCCTCGACAACGTGCCCGGCGCCCGAGCCGCGGCGGAGGCGGGCGAACTGCTCTTCGGCACCCCCGACACGTGGGTCGTGTGGAACCTCACCGGGGGCGCGCGCGGCGGCATCCACGTCACCGACGTCACGAACGCCTCGCGCACGCTGCTCATGGATCTGCGCACGCTCGACTGGTCGGACGAGCTGCTGGAGGTCTGGGGCATCCCGCGGGCGATGATGCCCGAGATCCGGTCGTCGTCGGAGGTCGTCGGGCATTCGCAGCTGCCGTCGATTCTCGACGGCGTGCCGATCGCGGGGATCCTGGGCGACCAGCAGGCCGCCACGTTCGGGCAGGCCGCCTTCGACGCGGGCGAGTCGAAGAACACCTACGGCACCGGCAACTTCCTGCTCGTGAACACGGGCACCGAGATCGTGCGCTCCGGCAGCGGGCTCATCACCACGCTCGCGTACCGGGTCGGCGACGAGCCTGCACGCTACGCGCTCGAGGGCTCGATCGCGGTGACCGGATCCCTCGTGCAGTGGCTGCGCGACAACCTCGGCATCATCCAGCGCTCCGAAGACGTCGAGACCCTCGCCGCCTCCGTCGACGACAACGGCGGTGCATACTTCGTTCCGGCGTTCTCGGGTCTGTTCGCCCCCTACTGGCGCCCCGACGCGCGCGGGGCCCTGGTCGGCCTCACCCGCTACGTCAACAAGGCGCACATCGCGCGGGCGGCCCTCGAGTCGACGGCCTTCCAGACGCGCGATGTCATCGACGCCGTCGTCGCTGACACCGGCCGCGCGCTGGCCGAGCTGCGCGTCGACGGCGGAATGACCCGCGACGACCTGCTGATGCAGTTCCAGGCCGACATCCTCGGCATCCCGGTGGTCCGCCCGAAGGTCGTCGAGACGACGGCGCTCGGCGCGGCGTACGCGGCGGGACTCGCGACGGGCGTGTGGCGCGACCGCGACGAGCTGCGGTCGCACTGGCGGGAGGATGTGCGCTTCGAGCCGCGGATGCCGCAGGACGAGCGCGAACGCCGGTGCCGCATGTGGCGCAAGGCCGTGTCGAAGTCGCTCGACTGGGTCGACGACGACGCGCGCATCCTCATGGGCACGACGGGCTCGTAG
- a CDS encoding glycerol-3-phosphate dehydrogenase/oxidase, with amino-acid sequence MTTAQRESAGPRRGFDRLTRRPYAEVLIIGGGINGLATFRDLAMQGVDVALVERGDFVSGASAASSHMIHGGIRYLENGEFRLVHEAVTERNALLRMAPHYVRPLQTTIPIFATFSGVLSAPLRFLRHGAGRPRERGAVLIKVGLVIYDSFSRGGGLLHKGTVPRHTFHGRKRSLAQLPMLNPEVKYTATYWDASLHDPERLALDVLRDGLAAGGDRARAANYAAAVGVQDGRVVIQDAVTGAETPFAASVVINASGPWTDLTNLALGDPTRYMGGTKGSHIVLDHPELLAATGGRELFFENEDGRIVLIYPLKGRVLVGTTDLEHDMRDPILCTEDEVDYFVDLVSQVLPSIPVDRSQIVHRFAGVRPLPGHGDLAPGFVSRDYRIESEPLTGGDAEVLSLVGGKWTTFRASAEHLADRALASLSQPRRRSTKGVPIGGGRGFPTTERARQQWVAAHSADLPPARVAALLDRYGTVAASVVDAIAADDADAPLDHAPAYSSGELRHLAATEDVVHLDDVLMRRTSIAFTGGATTDAATEVAEAIAPVLGWDAARVSAEVERGLAAVHAADPAWNGPGALNGERDQATAR; translated from the coding sequence ATGACCACGGCACAACGCGAATCGGCCGGGCCGAGGCGCGGATTCGATCGACTGACGCGACGGCCGTACGCCGAGGTGCTGATCATCGGCGGCGGCATCAATGGGCTCGCGACCTTCCGCGACCTGGCGATGCAGGGCGTGGATGTCGCCCTGGTCGAGCGCGGCGACTTCGTGAGCGGCGCCTCGGCAGCGTCGTCGCACATGATCCACGGGGGCATCCGCTACCTCGAGAACGGCGAGTTCCGGCTCGTCCACGAGGCCGTGACCGAGCGCAACGCGCTGCTGCGCATGGCCCCGCACTACGTCCGCCCGCTGCAGACGACGATCCCGATCTTCGCCACCTTCTCGGGCGTGCTCTCGGCGCCGCTGCGATTCCTCCGTCACGGTGCGGGCAGGCCGCGAGAGCGGGGCGCGGTGCTCATCAAGGTCGGACTCGTGATCTACGACTCGTTCTCGCGGGGCGGGGGGCTGCTGCACAAGGGGACGGTGCCCCGTCACACCTTCCACGGGCGCAAGCGGTCGCTCGCGCAGTTGCCGATGCTGAACCCCGAGGTGAAGTACACCGCGACGTACTGGGACGCCTCCCTCCACGACCCGGAGCGTCTCGCGCTCGACGTGCTGCGCGACGGGCTCGCCGCAGGGGGTGACCGGGCCCGCGCCGCCAACTACGCCGCGGCCGTCGGCGTGCAGGACGGCCGGGTCGTGATCCAGGATGCCGTGACCGGCGCCGAGACGCCGTTCGCGGCATCCGTCGTCATCAACGCCAGCGGCCCGTGGACAGACCTCACCAACCTCGCGCTCGGCGACCCCACCCGGTACATGGGCGGGACGAAGGGGTCGCATATCGTGCTCGACCACCCCGAGCTGCTGGCCGCGACCGGCGGGCGCGAGCTGTTCTTCGAGAACGAGGACGGCCGGATCGTGCTCATCTACCCGCTCAAGGGGCGGGTGCTGGTGGGCACCACCGACCTCGAGCACGACATGCGCGACCCGATCCTGTGCACCGAGGACGAGGTCGACTACTTCGTCGACCTCGTGTCGCAGGTGCTGCCCTCGATCCCGGTGGACCGCTCGCAGATCGTCCATCGATTCGCGGGCGTGCGACCTCTTCCGGGTCACGGCGATCTCGCCCCGGGGTTCGTGTCGCGGGACTACCGCATCGAGTCCGAGCCGCTCACCGGAGGCGACGCCGAGGTGCTCAGTCTCGTCGGGGGCAAGTGGACGACGTTCCGGGCGTCGGCCGAGCACCTCGCCGACCGCGCCCTGGCGTCGCTGTCGCAGCCCCGCCGGCGTTCGACCAAGGGTGTGCCGATCGGCGGTGGCCGCGGCTTCCCCACCACGGAGCGAGCGCGTCAGCAGTGGGTCGCCGCGCACTCGGCCGACCTGCCGCCCGCCCGCGTCGCGGCCCTGCTCGACCGGTACGGCACGGTGGCGGCATCCGTCGTCGACGCGATCGCTGCCGACGACGCCGACGCGCCCCTCGACCACGCCCCCGCGTACAGCAGTGGCGAACTGCGTCACCTCGCCGCCACCGAAGACGTCGTGCACCTCGACGACGTGCTCATGCGGCGCACCAGCATCGCCTTCACCGGCGGGGCGACGACGGATGCCGCGACCGAGGTCGCCGAGGCGATCGCGCCGGTGCTCGGCTGGGACGCCGCACGCGTCTCGGCCGAGGTCGAGCGGGGGCTCGCCGCCGTGCACGCGGCCGATCCGGCGTGGAACGGCCCGGGGGCGCTGAACGGGGAACGCGACCAGGCGACTGCGCGATAG
- a CDS encoding Fpg/Nei family DNA glycosylase translates to MPEMPEVQGLVDFLGGRITGLSVVRATVANIAALKTYDPPIDALNGAEITGAARHGKFIDLTTTGPHLVFHLAKAGWLRWYDALPQTVIRPGKTPIALRVALSDGSGFDLTEAGTKKSLAVYVVRDPADVPGVARLGPDPLDAAFSLETFAALLEGRRTQIKGVLRDQMIIAGVGNAYSDEILHAAKMSPYALASSLSPADVSRLYDAMTETLTDAVAAASGKPPAELKDAKRRGMQVHGRRGEKCPVCGDEVRSVFFADNSLEYCPTCQTGGKILADRRLSRLLK, encoded by the coding sequence ATGCCAGAGATGCCCGAGGTGCAGGGGCTCGTCGACTTCCTCGGCGGCCGCATCACCGGCCTGAGCGTCGTGCGCGCGACGGTCGCGAACATCGCGGCGCTGAAGACCTACGACCCGCCGATCGATGCGCTGAACGGGGCCGAGATCACGGGTGCCGCCCGGCACGGCAAGTTCATCGATCTCACGACGACCGGCCCTCACCTCGTGTTCCACCTCGCGAAGGCCGGATGGCTGCGCTGGTACGACGCGCTGCCACAGACCGTCATCCGCCCCGGCAAGACGCCGATCGCGCTGCGCGTAGCCCTGAGCGACGGATCGGGGTTCGACCTCACCGAGGCGGGCACGAAGAAGTCGCTCGCGGTGTACGTCGTGCGCGATCCCGCGGACGTCCCGGGTGTCGCACGGCTCGGCCCTGACCCCCTCGATGCCGCGTTCTCGCTCGAGACCTTCGCGGCGCTCCTCGAGGGACGCCGCACCCAGATCAAGGGCGTGCTGCGTGATCAGATGATCATCGCCGGCGTCGGCAACGCGTACTCCGACGAGATCCTCCACGCGGCGAAGATGTCGCCGTACGCGCTCGCGTCGTCGCTCTCGCCCGCCGATGTCAGCCGCCTGTACGACGCCATGACCGAGACGCTGACGGATGCCGTGGCCGCGGCATCCGGCAAGCCCCCCGCCGAACTGAAAGACGCCAAACGGCGTGGCATGCAGGTCCACGGTCGCCGCGGCGAGAAGTGCCCGGTATGCGGCGACGAGGTGCGCAGCGTTTTCTTCGCCGACAACTCGCTCGAGTACTGCCCGACCTGCCAGACGGGCGGCAAGATCCTCGCGGATCGGCGCCTGTCGCGGCTGCTGAAGTAG
- the trpS gene encoding tryptophan--tRNA ligase, which produces MSKSRLYSGMQPSADSLQIGNYIGALMQWRDLQESFDAYFSVVDLHALTQPNDPAELREKTRRTAAQYIAAGIEPAKSTLYVQSHVPAHAELAWILSTVTGFGEAGRMTQFKDKSQRYGADSTSVGLFTYPVLMAADILLYQTDIVPVGDDQKQHVELTRDLAERFNSRYGKAFQVPMPVIQQETARIYDLQNPTAKMSKSAESDAGVLWLLDDPAVSAKKIMRAVTDSEGSVRYDREAKPGVSNLLVIYAALTGRQIPAIEDEYAGRGYGDFKKGLAEVVVNEFGPVRERALELLADPAELDRVLAANATRAEAVANRTLADVYDKVGLLRRV; this is translated from the coding sequence GTGAGCAAATCGCGCTTGTACTCCGGCATGCAGCCCTCCGCCGACTCCCTCCAGATCGGCAACTACATCGGGGCACTGATGCAGTGGCGCGATCTGCAGGAGTCCTTCGACGCGTACTTCTCGGTCGTCGACCTCCACGCCCTGACGCAGCCGAACGACCCTGCCGAGCTGCGGGAGAAGACGCGGCGCACCGCGGCGCAGTACATCGCGGCAGGCATCGAGCCGGCGAAGTCGACGCTGTACGTGCAGTCCCACGTGCCCGCGCACGCCGAGCTCGCCTGGATCCTTTCGACGGTCACCGGCTTCGGCGAGGCCGGGCGCATGACGCAGTTCAAAGACAAGTCGCAGCGCTACGGCGCCGACTCCACCTCGGTGGGCTTGTTCACCTACCCGGTGCTCATGGCCGCCGACATCCTGCTGTACCAGACCGACATCGTGCCGGTCGGCGACGACCAGAAGCAGCACGTCGAGCTCACGCGCGACCTCGCCGAGCGCTTCAACAGCCGCTACGGCAAGGCGTTCCAGGTGCCGATGCCGGTCATCCAGCAGGAGACCGCGCGCATCTACGACCTGCAGAACCCGACCGCCAAGATGTCGAAGTCGGCGGAGTCCGACGCCGGCGTACTGTGGCTGCTCGACGACCCCGCGGTGTCGGCGAAGAAGATCATGCGCGCGGTGACCGACTCCGAGGGCTCGGTGCGCTACGACCGCGAGGCCAAGCCCGGCGTCTCGAACCTGCTGGTGATCTACGCCGCGCTGACCGGCCGGCAGATCCCGGCGATCGAGGACGAGTACGCCGGCCGCGGGTACGGCGACTTCAAGAAGGGGCTCGCCGAGGTCGTGGTGAACGAGTTCGGCCCGGTGCGCGAACGCGCGCTCGAGCTGCTCGCCGACCCGGCCGAGCTGGACCGGGTGCTCGCGGCCAACGCCACGCGCGCCGAGGCGGTCGCGAACCGCACTCTGGCCGACGTCTACGACAAGGTCGGCCTGCTCCGCCGCGTCTGA
- a CDS encoding GNAT family N-acetyltransferase: MEPMVLRTARLELSLPVEADVDAIYDACQDAETQRYTTVPSPYERTHAEEFVPKVAADWESGAHLTWAMREGSVLAGMIGLYRLDGRGAGELGYWVSPWSRRRGLLTEAARAVIDWGFSAEGLGLTRISWRAVVGNIGSARAARTLGFRYEGTMRQALVGSQGRDDGWIAGLLATDDRSPQPWPILD; encoded by the coding sequence ATGGAACCCATGGTTCTGCGCACCGCGCGGCTCGAACTCTCGCTGCCGGTGGAGGCCGACGTCGACGCGATCTACGACGCGTGCCAGGATGCCGAGACCCAGCGCTACACGACGGTTCCATCGCCGTACGAACGCACGCACGCCGAAGAGTTCGTACCGAAGGTCGCCGCCGATTGGGAGAGCGGCGCGCATCTGACGTGGGCGATGCGCGAGGGATCCGTGCTCGCCGGCATGATCGGGCTGTACCGTCTCGACGGCCGCGGCGCGGGCGAGCTCGGGTACTGGGTCTCGCCGTGGTCGCGGCGCCGCGGGCTGCTCACCGAGGCGGCGCGCGCCGTGATCGACTGGGGCTTCTCGGCCGAGGGGCTCGGACTCACCCGGATCAGCTGGCGCGCGGTTGTCGGCAACATCGGGTCGGCGCGCGCCGCGCGCACGCTCGGGTTCCGCTACGAAGGCACGATGCGCCAGGCGCTCGTCGGCTCGCAGGGCCGCGACGACGGCTGGATCGCCGGTCTGCTAGCCACCGACGATCGGTCCCCGCAGCCCTGGCCCATCCTCGACTGA
- a CDS encoding endonuclease domain-containing protein, translating into MLHEHQAVTRAHLIATGMSRRGIRHALAMGRLVRVRRDRYMSGQATDDVRQAVRVGGRLTCLSLLQLLGVFVFENTRLHVHVVRGASRLRSAEAEGGPLQPIGTRREVLHWMPLLGDVEMAAAVVPIVDALAHAVLCQPPRFAVATIDSALNKNLIRAQDLRRLFEALPRRFAVLERLVDRRAQSGPETIVRLWVRALGCRVVPQVRFAGIGRVDLVVDGWLVIECDSKEFHASWGQQLKDYRRDLALAQRGYVVLRLTAEDILYRPEQVQAALRGVIETRTR; encoded by the coding sequence GTGCTCCACGAACACCAGGCGGTGACCCGCGCTCACCTCATCGCAACCGGGATGAGTCGGCGCGGCATCCGTCACGCGCTCGCGATGGGCAGGCTCGTGCGGGTCCGTCGCGACCGCTACATGTCGGGTCAGGCGACGGATGACGTGCGCCAGGCGGTTCGCGTCGGCGGCCGGCTGACCTGCCTGTCTTTGCTGCAGCTGCTCGGGGTGTTCGTGTTCGAGAACACCCGGCTGCACGTGCACGTCGTGCGCGGAGCGAGCAGGCTGCGCTCTGCCGAGGCCGAGGGCGGTCCACTCCAGCCGATTGGCACGCGCAGGGAAGTGCTGCACTGGATGCCGCTGCTCGGCGACGTCGAGATGGCGGCGGCGGTCGTCCCCATAGTGGACGCGCTCGCGCACGCCGTGCTCTGCCAGCCACCACGGTTCGCGGTGGCGACGATCGACAGCGCGCTCAACAAGAACCTGATCCGCGCGCAGGACCTCCGTCGGCTGTTCGAGGCGCTGCCGCGCCGTTTCGCCGTCCTCGAGCGGCTCGTGGACAGGCGCGCACAGTCCGGACCCGAGACCATCGTCCGACTCTGGGTACGTGCGCTCGGTTGTCGGGTCGTTCCGCAGGTGCGGTTCGCCGGGATCGGGCGCGTCGACCTCGTCGTGGACGGGTGGCTCGTGATCGAGTGCGACAGCAAGGAGTTCCACGCGAGCTGGGGCCAGCAGCTCAAGGACTACCGACGCGACCTCGCGCTGGCGCAGCGTGGGTACGTCGTGCTCCGACTCACCGCCGAGGACATCCTCTATCGGCCTGAGCAGGTGCAGGCGGCTCTCCGCGGCGTCATCGAGACGCGCACGCGCTGA